A single region of the Onychomys torridus unplaced genomic scaffold, mOncTor1.1, whole genome shotgun sequence genome encodes:
- the LOC118575475 gene encoding rho guanine nucleotide exchange factor 28-like gives MNHTLILPCGRDHSFDGLKKSKHAPTSLAVGQLSDVLNGGDEVYANCMVIDQVGDLDINYINIEGLSAHTSPESMRSTLGPEACKHILPPASSPCGHPFSEDSEGTADTAALQPCTSLAGSHTSNLNLSFGLHEFEKEQSQLKKRSSSLDALVADSEGEGHSEPPICYAVGSQSSSRTGLPSGDELDSFETNMEPDCNISRTESLSLSSTLHSKESLLSGIRSRSYSCSSPKISSGKSRLVRDFTVCSSGEEQRSYSFPEPPGEK, from the exons ATGAATCACACTCTGATTTTACCCTGTGGCAGGG ATCACTCCTTTGATGGCCTCAAAAAATCCAAGCATGCCCCAACGTCCCTTGCTGTGGGCCAGCTCTCTGATGTGCTGAATGGGGGTGATGAAGTCTATGCTAACTGTATGGTGATTGATCAG GTTGGCGATTTGGACATCAACTATATAAACATAGAGGGACTCTCTGCCCATACCAGCCCCGAATCCATGAGGTCCACTCTGGGGCCTGAGGCTTGCAAgcacatccttcctcctgccagcAGTCCCTGTGGGCATCCATTCAGTGAGGACAGTGAGGGGACAGCGGACActgcagccctgcagccctgCACCTCACTGGCCGGTTCCCACACTTCTAATCTGAACCTCTCTTTCGGtcttcatgaatttgaaaaggagcAGAGTCAGCTCAAGAAAAGAAG TTCCAGCCTGGATGCCCTGGTTGCTGACAGTGAAGGGGAAGGACACTCTGAGCCCCCCATCTGCTATGCTGTGGGCTCTCAGAGTTCCTCGAGAACCGGGCTTCCCAGTGGGGATGAACTGGATTCTTTCGAGACCAACATGGAACCAGACTGTAACATCTCCAGGACTGAGTCACTTTCTCTCTCAAGTACTCTGCATTCCAAG GAGTCCCTGCTTTCGGGGATTCGCTCACGTTCATATTCCTGCTCATCACCCAAAATCTCTTCCGGAAAATCCCGGCTAGTGCGTGATTTCACAGTGTGCAGTTCAGGTGAAG